Proteins encoded by one window of Paenibacillus sp. DCT19:
- a CDS encoding metallophosphoesterase: MFVLVGILFLLVYGLLVFYIGWSGWSWMKPVVAARFRLLYIIVLVFLSLSFILARMFGNISFLSIIGSYWLAIFSLLLIILPVAHLVLWLLRLTRIPRHHAHKWGGVVTLILLLSTLGYGIFNAYSPVVRQYSIQVDKKVEGMDKLKIVMAADMHFGLLSGPAHAKRMVEEINALQPDLVLYPGDIIDDNLDMYLNSGIADIIRDIKAPYGVYASLGNHDKFDGPIEDLIAALEKSNMQVLYDDKIMLDDKITLIGRKDRTEKDRAEVATLMQDTDLSQPVIMLDHQPYDLDIAEQNHVDLVVSGHTHRGQIAPAQFITAAIYENDWGYLQKGDMHSIVTSGYGFWGPPIRTSSRSEIVEINVTFKQ, encoded by the coding sequence ATGTTTGTACTTGTAGGTATATTGTTTTTGCTTGTATATGGTCTTTTAGTGTTCTACATAGGATGGAGCGGTTGGAGCTGGATGAAGCCTGTTGTGGCAGCCAGATTCCGTTTGCTGTACATCATTGTACTGGTGTTCCTGTCACTGTCGTTTATTTTGGCGAGAATGTTTGGTAACATTTCATTTTTGAGCATTATCGGTTCATACTGGCTCGCTATCTTCTCTTTGTTATTAATCATTTTGCCTGTTGCCCATTTAGTACTTTGGTTACTACGCTTAACTCGTATTCCAAGACATCACGCACATAAATGGGGCGGTGTGGTTACGCTGATTCTGCTTCTGTCTACATTAGGATACGGTATTTTCAATGCGTATAGCCCAGTCGTTAGACAGTATAGTATCCAGGTGGATAAAAAGGTTGAGGGTATGGACAAACTCAAGATCGTGATGGCAGCAGATATGCACTTTGGACTGTTATCAGGCCCAGCTCATGCGAAGCGTATGGTAGAGGAAATTAATGCGCTCCAGCCGGATCTGGTGTTATACCCTGGTGACATTATTGATGACAATCTGGACATGTATCTGAATAGTGGGATTGCAGATATTATTCGTGACATCAAAGCACCTTATGGAGTCTACGCTTCCTTGGGTAACCATGATAAGTTTGATGGGCCGATTGAAGATCTCATCGCGGCGTTAGAGAAGAGTAATATGCAAGTATTATACGATGATAAGATTATGTTAGATGATAAAATCACGCTTATTGGACGTAAGGATCGAACAGAGAAGGATCGTGCTGAAGTAGCGACATTGATGCAGGATACGGATCTAAGTCAACCGGTGATCATGTTGGATCACCAGCCGTATGATCTGGATATTGCGGAGCAAAACCATGTGGATCTCGTTGTATCAGGTCACACGCATCGAGGACAGATTGCGCCGGCACAGTTCATCACAGCAGCGATCTACGAGAATGACTGGGGTTATCTGCAAAAGGGTGATATGCATTCCATTGTGACCTCTGGATATGGCTTCTGGGGACCTCCAATTCGGACAAGCAGTCGCTCTGAGATTGTAGAGATTAATGTAACGTTTAAGCAATAG
- a CDS encoding LysR family transcriptional regulator yields the protein MTTNYELYKVFYWAAKTGSLTQAAKVLYITQPSVSHAIKQLEESFGLTLFYRNSKGVALTQEGMSLYSYIEQSQILISLAEEKMAALKSLDSGELRIGGSDSLFKHYMLSYLEEFHVLYPNIKLHLSHGTTPEVITFLKEGKIDLGVVRMPIVDPQLEVRESIQLKDCFVAGERYAELKDKVLSLEMLLEHQLILFSRNSRVRMAITELFNSYGYTLKPEIEVGSVDLLIELARRGLGISYVTREFISKELEEGSLFEIQLDVSLPPSHVGIMTKRNMPTSLVTNRFMDLIFKS from the coding sequence ATGACAACAAATTATGAATTATATAAGGTGTTTTATTGGGCTGCCAAAACGGGAAGTTTAACTCAAGCGGCAAAAGTACTATACATTACGCAACCAAGTGTCAGTCATGCGATCAAGCAGCTTGAAGAAAGCTTTGGTTTAACATTGTTTTACCGTAACTCCAAAGGTGTCGCGCTGACGCAAGAGGGCATGAGCCTGTACTCTTACATTGAACAGTCACAGATTCTAATATCTCTGGCTGAGGAAAAGATGGCTGCATTAAAAAGCTTGGATAGCGGTGAGCTTAGAATTGGCGGTAGTGATTCCCTGTTTAAACATTACATGTTGTCTTATCTCGAAGAATTTCACGTTCTATATCCAAACATCAAGCTGCATCTAAGCCACGGAACCACGCCGGAAGTGATCACATTTCTAAAAGAGGGTAAAATCGATCTAGGCGTTGTCCGCATGCCAATTGTTGACCCTCAATTAGAAGTAAGAGAAAGTATTCAGCTCAAGGATTGTTTCGTCGCTGGGGAGCGCTATGCTGAACTTAAAGACAAGGTGCTGTCTCTGGAGATGCTGCTTGAACATCAGTTGATTCTCTTCTCTCGGAATAGCCGGGTACGGATGGCCATCACGGAATTGTTTAATTCCTATGGCTATACGCTTAAACCGGAAATTGAGGTAGGTAGTGTCGATCTCCTCATTGAGCTGGCAAGGCGGGGGCTAGGAATCTCATATGTAACTCGGGAGTTTATATCCAAGGAACTGGAGGAAGGCTCATTGTTCGAAATTCAGCTGGATGTGTCCTTACCTCCTTCCCACGTCGGAATTATGACCAAGCGCAATATGCCTACTTCTCTGGTAACGAACCGCTTCATGGATCTAATCTTCAAATCGTAA
- the licT gene encoding BglG family transcription antiterminator LicT yields the protein MIIKQIFNNNIVSTVDDKNQELLILGRGIGFKFKAGDEIDEERIEKVFRLQDTSIYERFKSIVAEVPIEILQATDDIVTLARTQLNKTISDGIYVSLSDHIHFAVQRMENGMITRNPLSWEVQHFYKAEYDVAREALTLLKERLDIEFPKDEICNIALHFINAEVNDSMNDVTHLMQLLQEIMNIIKYHFNVELDEDSVNYFRFITHLKYFCQRVITHSSHDDAEEYLYEVVRKNYPETFKCIGKIEAFIHKNYQYDMTHSEQLYLTLHLERLMKTKRDR from the coding sequence ATGATTATCAAACAGATATTTAACAACAATATCGTCAGCACAGTGGATGATAAAAATCAGGAATTGCTGATCCTCGGCCGGGGTATCGGATTTAAGTTTAAAGCTGGCGATGAGATTGACGAAGAGCGAATTGAAAAGGTGTTTCGTCTTCAGGATACATCGATTTATGAGAGATTCAAATCCATCGTGGCGGAAGTGCCCATTGAAATTCTGCAGGCAACGGATGATATCGTGACGCTTGCGCGGACGCAGCTGAATAAAACGATCAGTGACGGAATTTACGTCTCCCTGTCAGATCATATTCATTTTGCCGTTCAGCGGATGGAAAACGGCATGATTACGCGTAATCCACTCTCGTGGGAAGTACAGCATTTCTATAAGGCAGAGTACGATGTGGCTAGAGAAGCATTAACCTTGCTCAAGGAACGACTGGATATCGAGTTTCCTAAGGATGAAATTTGCAATATCGCTTTGCATTTCATTAATGCAGAAGTCAATGATTCAATGAATGATGTCACCCATCTGATGCAGTTGCTTCAGGAGATCATGAATATTATCAAATATCACTTTAATGTAGAATTGGATGAAGATAGTGTTAACTATTTCCGGTTCATCACACATTTGAAATATTTCTGTCAGCGGGTCATTACACATTCGTCACATGATGATGCAGAAGAGTATTTGTACGAGGTCGTTCGGAAAAACTATCCGGAAACCTTCAAATGTATTGGTAAGATTGAAGCTTTTATCCATAAGAACTATCAGTATGACATGACACATTCGGAGCAGTTATATCTGACGCTCCACCTGGAGCGGTTGATGAAGACCAAGCGAGATAGATAA
- the fsa gene encoding fructose-6-phosphate aldolase: MKFFIDTANLEDIKKAYKIGVLSGVTTNPSLVAKEGIKFEDRIEEILREVPTVESVSAEVTPDALTAEEMIAQANELIKINNNDKNITIKLPMTLAGLEACRYLTEKGVKTNVTLIFTVNQALLAARAGATYVSPFLGRLDDISEDGVQLVAKVAELFRTHNLDAQIIAASVRHPDHVTRVAMAGAHIATVPFSVIEQISKHPLTDQGMEKFAADWKKTVQ, encoded by the coding sequence ATGAAATTTTTCATCGATACAGCAAACTTAGAGGATATCAAAAAAGCGTATAAAATTGGTGTACTTTCAGGCGTAACAACTAACCCATCTTTGGTTGCCAAAGAAGGCATTAAGTTTGAGGATCGCATTGAAGAGATTTTGCGTGAAGTGCCAACGGTTGAGTCCGTATCTGCTGAGGTTACTCCAGATGCTCTTACTGCAGAAGAAATGATTGCACAAGCGAATGAGTTGATCAAAATCAACAATAACGACAAAAACATAACAATTAAACTGCCAATGACACTCGCAGGTTTGGAAGCTTGCCGTTATTTGACGGAGAAAGGTGTAAAAACAAACGTTACACTGATCTTCACTGTTAACCAAGCGCTTCTGGCGGCTCGTGCCGGCGCAACATATGTATCTCCGTTCTTGGGACGTCTGGATGATATCTCAGAAGATGGAGTACAACTGGTTGCCAAAGTTGCTGAGTTGTTCCGTACACATAACTTGGATGCACAGATCATTGCAGCGTCTGTTAGACATCCGGATCACGTTACACGTGTAGCAATGGCTGGTGCTCATATCGCTACAGTTCCATTCTCTGTCATTGAGCAGATTTCCAAACACCCACTGACAGATCAAGGTATGGAGAAATTCGCAGCAGACTGGAAAAAAACAGTACAATAA
- a CDS encoding beta-glucoside-specific PTS transporter subunit IIABC — translation MKHQETAQGIIKAVGGTDNINSVYHCVTRLRFDLKDNDKVDNGSLNQLDKVMGTNISGDQFQVIIGNDVSKVFDAMVKDHPAIGQSSETKQPKPDKNKNIILNIFETIAGVFAPMLPAITAAGMLKGLLALFVSVGWMTAGTDVYRILSAIGDGVFHYLPLLIAVSAARKFGSNPFVAIALGTALMYPDMTALLSSGESVAFLGIPVTAVSYASSVIPILLAVWLMSYVEKWVDRIIPAALKLLLVPLITLLVMVPVTLIAIGPLGTFVGNGLSGGINWLLNEGGLIAGIVLGGAMALIIMTGMHYALVPIILSNIATLGFDKFLPLTFISNMGQAGATLGVFFRAKDKKLKTVALSTSFTALMGVTEPAMYGVNMKYKKPFAAAMIGSAVGGGFALAFGAKAYVLAGNGGLPGLPSLIGQTFWYSLGGMALAFIVGTIMSVVFGIKEEEGDAEALAQFSPSNTASNKNTPANAETVDVDDMGAPAPTSNATAVAPMTGKAIPLQEVNDPTFGDELMGKGVAFVPSIGELVSPVTGTVMNVFKTKHAIVVRSDEGMELLIHVGINTVKLRGQYFESHVTSGTRVQAGDLMLTFELDEIAKEYDITTAMVVTNTADYRAVQPVQLGDIQIGQDVLKAEL, via the coding sequence ATGAAACATCAGGAAACGGCACAGGGAATCATCAAAGCCGTCGGGGGTACAGACAATATTAACTCGGTATATCATTGCGTCACACGGTTACGTTTTGATCTGAAAGATAACGACAAAGTGGATAATGGTTCCCTAAATCAACTAGATAAAGTCATGGGCACGAATATCTCTGGTGATCAGTTCCAAGTAATCATTGGTAATGATGTATCTAAAGTATTTGATGCAATGGTCAAGGATCATCCAGCCATTGGGCAAAGTTCAGAGACGAAACAGCCTAAGCCAGATAAAAACAAAAACATCATTCTTAACATTTTTGAGACGATTGCGGGTGTATTTGCCCCGATGCTGCCAGCCATTACAGCGGCGGGTATGCTCAAAGGATTGCTTGCTCTGTTTGTATCTGTGGGCTGGATGACAGCGGGAACAGATGTATATCGGATTCTCTCAGCTATTGGTGATGGGGTATTCCACTACTTACCGCTACTCATCGCAGTAAGTGCTGCTCGTAAATTCGGCAGTAACCCGTTTGTAGCGATTGCGCTGGGTACGGCACTAATGTATCCAGATATGACAGCGTTACTATCTAGTGGCGAATCGGTTGCGTTTCTCGGTATTCCAGTAACAGCTGTAAGTTATGCTTCATCGGTTATTCCGATTTTACTTGCGGTATGGCTGATGTCCTATGTAGAGAAATGGGTTGACCGCATCATCCCAGCAGCACTGAAATTGTTGCTTGTACCTCTAATTACCTTGCTTGTGATGGTTCCGGTGACGTTAATTGCGATTGGTCCTCTGGGAACCTTTGTAGGTAACGGTTTGTCGGGCGGTATTAACTGGTTGCTGAATGAAGGTGGCCTGATCGCGGGTATTGTGTTGGGCGGCGCGATGGCGTTGATCATCATGACGGGAATGCACTATGCGTTAGTACCCATCATCTTGAGTAACATTGCAACATTGGGCTTCGATAAGTTCTTGCCACTGACGTTCATCTCCAATATGGGTCAGGCGGGTGCAACATTGGGTGTATTCTTCCGTGCGAAGGACAAAAAACTTAAAACCGTTGCCTTGTCAACAAGCTTCACGGCTCTCATGGGTGTAACCGAGCCTGCAATGTACGGCGTAAACATGAAATACAAAAAACCTTTTGCTGCAGCGATGATTGGTAGCGCAGTGGGTGGTGGATTCGCTCTCGCATTTGGTGCTAAAGCATATGTCCTTGCAGGTAACGGTGGTCTTCCGGGACTTCCATCGTTGATCGGACAAACCTTCTGGTATTCATTAGGTGGTATGGCGCTAGCGTTTATTGTAGGAACGATCATGTCTGTCGTATTCGGTATTAAGGAGGAAGAAGGCGATGCTGAAGCATTGGCTCAATTCTCTCCGAGCAACACAGCTTCAAACAAAAATACACCTGCAAATGCTGAAACAGTAGACGTAGACGACATGGGTGCACCAGCACCTACAAGTAACGCAACAGCAGTTGCACCAATGACAGGAAAAGCAATCCCACTGCAAGAAGTTAATGATCCTACCTTTGGAGATGAATTGATGGGTAAAGGTGTTGCTTTCGTGCCTTCGATCGGTGAACTCGTATCTCCAGTTACAGGAACGGTAATGAATGTATTCAAAACAAAACATGCGATTGTCGTTCGCAGTGACGAGGGGATGGAATTACTGATTCATGTCGGAATCAACACTGTGAAACTGCGTGGACAGTATTTCGAATCCCATGTTACATCAGGTACTCGCGTGCAAGCCGGAGATCTTATGCTTACGTTTGAACTTGATGAAATTGCGAAGGAATATGACATCACTACAGCTATGGTAGTTACCAATACAGCCGATTATCGTGCAGTTCAGCCTGTGCAATTGGGCGACATTCAGATCGGTCAGGATGTATTAAAAGCGGAACTGTAA
- the zwf gene encoding glucose-6-phosphate dehydrogenase — protein MEPTSLILFGATGDLAKRKIYPALYNLYIEQKLPESFSLIGLGRREWSDEFFQAQVEKSLHEFSRRQADPAQVKSFVKAFRYSVLNISHKEDYIKLLDLVQKREAELSIPSNRLFYLSVGPEFFEPIAQNIQESGLGSTEGWKRLVIEKPFGHDLQSARDLNRNLSESFTEEEIYRIDHYLGKPMVQRLETLHQSNPIMKALWNNRYISNVQITANETVGVEERASYYDHVGAVRDMFQNHMLQLLMMMAIQLPYNSTPEKVGLKKKHIMESILPLQKQTVGASVIRGQYAEGSIQGKPVNAYTAEPGVAENTMNDTFIAAKLQIDDFFWRGVPFYIRTGKRMKEKSTRIVIEFKEPSGQAHGVKSNGSKPNLLVIEMSPDQSMTLQLNASDPQNKGDFKPVHIDLSPDREDLAEAYENLIHDALHGDPTFFAHWDEVELSWAWVQPILDAFTENLLPLHLYPAGSYGPAESDAMLAAEGHHWWFDEPTDQDTTSVTDVPLAVNGNL, from the coding sequence ATGGAACCAACATCCCTAATTTTGTTTGGTGCTACTGGCGATTTAGCCAAAAGAAAAATATATCCTGCATTATATAATTTATACATTGAGCAGAAGCTTCCAGAATCTTTCTCCTTGATTGGCTTAGGTCGTAGAGAATGGTCTGATGAATTCTTTCAGGCACAAGTGGAAAAGTCGCTTCATGAGTTTTCCAGACGCCAGGCTGATCCGGCACAAGTGAAGTCTTTTGTAAAAGCTTTTCGCTACAGTGTATTGAATATAAGCCATAAGGAAGATTATATAAAGTTGTTAGATCTTGTTCAGAAGAGAGAAGCTGAGCTGAGCATTCCTTCCAACCGTTTGTTTTACCTCTCCGTTGGACCGGAATTCTTCGAGCCAATTGCGCAGAATATCCAAGAGAGCGGCTTAGGCTCAACAGAAGGCTGGAAACGTCTTGTTATTGAGAAGCCATTCGGACATGATCTCCAGTCTGCTCGTGATCTTAATCGCAACTTGAGTGAGTCTTTCACTGAGGAAGAAATTTATCGGATTGACCATTATCTGGGTAAACCGATGGTACAACGCTTGGAGACACTGCATCAAAGTAATCCAATTATGAAGGCGTTGTGGAACAATCGCTACATCTCGAATGTGCAGATTACAGCCAACGAGACAGTAGGTGTAGAGGAACGGGCATCTTATTATGATCATGTAGGTGCAGTGCGGGATATGTTCCAGAATCACATGCTGCAATTGCTGATGATGATGGCGATCCAGCTTCCTTACAACAGCACACCGGAAAAAGTAGGCTTGAAGAAAAAGCATATTATGGAATCCATCTTACCTTTGCAAAAACAAACGGTTGGAGCGAGCGTAATCCGTGGACAATATGCAGAGGGAAGCATCCAAGGCAAACCTGTTAATGCTTATACTGCTGAACCAGGTGTAGCTGAGAACACCATGAACGATACGTTCATCGCTGCGAAGCTACAAATTGATGATTTCTTCTGGCGTGGTGTTCCATTCTACATCCGTACGGGTAAAAGAATGAAGGAGAAATCCACACGCATCGTCATTGAATTCAAAGAACCATCCGGTCAAGCTCATGGAGTCAAGAGCAACGGCTCCAAACCTAATTTGCTTGTCATTGAGATGAGTCCTGATCAAAGTATGACATTGCAACTGAATGCAAGTGATCCGCAGAATAAGGGAGACTTCAAGCCAGTACACATTGATCTTTCTCCTGATCGCGAAGATCTAGCCGAAGCGTATGAGAACTTGATTCATGATGCATTGCATGGCGATCCAACATTCTTCGCACACTGGGATGAAGTTGAGTTGTCATGGGCTTGGGTGCAACCGATTTTGGATGCTTTTACTGAGAATCTGTTACCTCTTCACTTATATCCTGCAGGAAGTTACGGTCCAGCAGAATCAGATGCGATGCTTGCGGCCGAAGGCCACCATTGGTGGTTTGACGAGCCGACTGATCAGGATACAACATCCGTAACGGATGTTCCTTTGGCAGTGAATGGCAACCTGTAA